One Gossypium hirsutum isolate 1008001.06 chromosome A08, Gossypium_hirsutum_v2.1, whole genome shotgun sequence genomic window, gggaaaaaaaaaaaaaaaagaggctaCGAGAGAAGTGTTTCTCTGTGTTTGAGATAACAAACCGAAGTAACATACTTTTCCAGCAAAAAAAGTGAAGTGATCAAATAGCCATGTCGAGTACGGGCGCCGCTGTAGATCCCCGCAATAAGATGAGGGCAAGAGACGTGAACAGGGTGGCCAGAGGTGAGCAAGCTCCTAGGCCGGTCCACGAATATGGCACCGTTTCGGCACCGCCTAGTCCTCAATCCACCTCGCCACCTCCTGCTCAAAATATAGCTATCAAAGACATGGCTCGCAAGGTTCATGCTTATCTTTTATGAAAATCAATATTTGTTGGTGAATAAATAAATGGGTGATGATAGGATATAGGTGTTCGATAAACATACAGGTTGCGGAGGGAGAGGAGGACGTAGCACCAAAAGCAAGCCACTGTTACGACTCCTACGTTGAATATCAT contains:
- the LOC107919654 gene encoding putative cytochrome c oxidase subunit 6b-like; translation: MSSTGAAVDPRNKMRARDVNRVARGEQAPRPVHEYGTVSAPPSPQSTSPPPAQNIAIKDMARKVAEGEEDVAPKASHCYDSYVEYHKCIKEKGKDAPQCDKLARHFRSLCPDEWIERWDEARAVGTFPAI